The following proteins come from a genomic window of Paramicrobacterium humi:
- a CDS encoding 30S ribosomal protein bS22, which translates to MGSVIKKRRKRMAKKKHRKLLRKTRHQRRNKK; encoded by the coding sequence GTGGGTTCAGTTATCAAGAAGCGCCGCAAGCGCATGGCGAAGAAGAAGCACCGCAAGCTGCTTCGCAAGACTCGCCACCAGCGTCGCAACAAGAAGTAA
- a CDS encoding glycosyltransferase family 39 protein, giving the protein MLTTLDARHAHLRPLHALAHATAARVSATAGIGVFAGALSLVGAGTPSYWGDEAASVLAAARPLPVLFGMLGHIDAVHGVYYVFLHYWIALVGSSEAAVRLPSSVAVGVAAAGTVVLARRLFGTPSGIIAGLLFAVIPQVTRMGVEARSYAFSMAAAVWLTVFVVVLVRRRVSDWRLWALYALASAASVYLFLYLVFLLAAHFVGVLLFRAGRATMWRWAASAGLALVLATPILALGFAQRGQIAFLARRDYATASSVFVHQWFGTLGFALAAWALIALALIGVLTRRVAEWRGAALVGVWGFVPSGLLIAGNDVVSPMYNLRYVTFCVPAVAVVMALGLVTLGGVFRDRAARLTAVALGIGLVAGLAAPSYIAQRGPVGKDGGSDLRQTAQAIAANATSGDAVVFDESVKPSRRPRLAADLYPASFAGLDDVALERSYRGRTALWDEVAPLPALAGNLAPHRVVWAVEESLASPDVSTLRSFGYSVAETIDVHRTVIYKLVKE; this is encoded by the coding sequence ATGCTCACAACGCTCGACGCACGCCATGCACACCTCCGTCCGCTGCACGCTCTCGCACACGCGACAGCCGCGCGAGTGTCGGCGACGGCCGGCATCGGAGTGTTCGCCGGCGCGCTCTCGCTTGTGGGCGCTGGCACCCCGTCGTATTGGGGCGATGAGGCTGCGAGCGTGCTTGCCGCCGCCCGCCCGCTTCCCGTCCTCTTCGGCATGCTCGGGCACATCGACGCCGTTCATGGCGTTTACTACGTCTTCCTGCACTACTGGATCGCGCTCGTCGGCTCCTCGGAGGCCGCGGTTCGCCTTCCGAGCTCCGTCGCTGTCGGCGTCGCGGCCGCGGGGACCGTCGTTCTCGCGCGTCGCTTGTTCGGCACGCCGAGCGGGATCATCGCGGGGCTGCTCTTCGCGGTGATTCCGCAAGTGACGCGGATGGGCGTCGAAGCGCGATCGTACGCGTTCAGCATGGCCGCTGCCGTGTGGCTGACGGTCTTCGTCGTCGTTCTCGTGCGCCGGCGGGTGTCGGACTGGCGGCTCTGGGCGCTGTACGCGCTCGCGTCCGCGGCATCCGTCTACCTGTTCTTGTACCTGGTGTTCCTTCTCGCGGCCCACTTCGTCGGCGTGCTGCTCTTCCGGGCCGGCCGTGCGACGATGTGGCGCTGGGCGGCGTCGGCGGGGCTCGCACTCGTGCTCGCGACGCCGATCCTTGCGCTCGGCTTCGCGCAACGCGGCCAGATCGCCTTCCTCGCTCGGCGCGACTATGCAACGGCGAGCTCGGTGTTCGTGCACCAGTGGTTCGGCACGCTCGGCTTCGCTCTCGCCGCGTGGGCGCTGATCGCGCTCGCCCTCATCGGGGTGCTCACACGGCGTGTGGCCGAGTGGCGCGGCGCGGCGCTCGTGGGCGTCTGGGGTTTCGTGCCGAGCGGTCTGCTGATCGCGGGCAATGACGTCGTGAGCCCGATGTACAACCTCCGCTACGTCACGTTCTGCGTGCCCGCCGTCGCGGTCGTCATGGCGCTCGGGCTCGTCACGCTCGGCGGCGTCTTCCGCGATCGGGCGGCGCGCCTGACGGCAGTCGCTCTCGGCATCGGCCTCGTGGCGGGTCTCGCCGCGCCTTCGTACATCGCCCAGCGCGGTCCGGTCGGGAAGGACGGCGGCAGCGATCTGAGGCAGACCGCTCAGGCGATAGCGGCGAACGCCACCTCGGGCGATGCTGTCGTCTTCGACGAGTCGGTGAAGCCGTCGCGGCGTCCGCGACTCGCAGCGGATCTGTACCCCGCGTCGTTCGCGGGACTCGACGATGTCGCGCTCGAGCGCTCGTACCGCGGCCGAACGGCCTTGTGGGACGAGGTCGCCCCGCTGCCGGCCCTGGCCGGGAATCTCGCGCCGCACCGCGTCGTATGGGCTGTCGAGGAGTCGCTCGCCAGCCCCGACGTCTCGACGCTTCGGTCGTTCGGCTATTCGGTCGCGGAGACGATCGACGTGCACCGCACCGTCATCTACAAACTCGTCAAGGAGTGA
- a CDS encoding polyprenol monophosphomannose synthase, producing MTRTIAVLPTYNERDNLPLVMRRLRAAVPELEILIVDDASPDGTGVLADQLAASDPRLRVLHRVGRGGLGSAYREGFAWALEHGADVIVEMDADGSHRPEDLPALLGALAGADLAVGSRWVAGGGTIDWPYRRRLLSRAGSAYARLALGIRQHDVTGGYRAFRADALAVLETRSMDSQGYSFQIEVLWHAAQARLRVAEVPIIFAERLSGRSKMSGRIVAEAMVRVTAWGLRDLPRRLRAIDHVPEGRRVPA from the coding sequence ATGACCCGCACCATCGCCGTCCTCCCGACCTACAACGAGCGGGACAATCTGCCCCTCGTGATGCGCCGGCTGCGCGCCGCCGTGCCGGAGCTCGAGATCCTCATCGTCGATGACGCCTCACCCGACGGGACCGGTGTGCTCGCCGACCAGCTCGCCGCGAGCGATCCGCGATTACGCGTGCTCCATCGCGTCGGCAGAGGCGGGCTCGGCAGCGCGTACCGTGAGGGCTTCGCCTGGGCGCTCGAGCACGGAGCCGATGTCATCGTCGAGATGGATGCCGACGGCTCGCATCGACCCGAGGACCTGCCCGCGCTGCTCGGCGCCCTTGCGGGCGCTGATCTCGCCGTTGGCTCGCGGTGGGTCGCGGGCGGCGGGACGATCGACTGGCCGTACCGGCGTCGGCTGCTGTCGCGCGCCGGCAGCGCGTACGCGCGCCTCGCCCTCGGCATCCGTCAACACGACGTGACCGGCGGCTACCGTGCCTTCCGCGCAGACGCGCTCGCCGTGCTCGAGACCCGGAGCATGGACAGCCAGGGCTACAGCTTCCAGATCGAGGTGCTGTGGCACGCCGCCCAGGCGCGGCTGCGAGTGGCGGAAGTGCCGATCATCTTCGCGGAGCGCTTGAGCGGGCGGTCGAAGATGAGCGGCCGCATCGTGGCGGAGGCCATGGTCCGCGTCACCGCCTGGGGGCTCCGTGACCTTCCGCGGCGCCTGCGCGCAATCGACCACGTTCCGGAGGGCCGCCGTGTCCCTGCGTAG
- a CDS encoding sensor histidine kinase, with protein MAGFPLLRNMGIRGRIAGGSLVIAILIAITAGMAINEQLERIVRDGTEAVLASDSSAYTVALTTEPKDALDPPGPSQHIAVVRPDGSVPVDTLPAGLLPLLPNPVADRESDEVSVGSSSYVVLITRVDVAGEPWTVIAARDAAEEKTILGQMRALLVVGLALIAGGAAAAAWVLASVSLGPVRRLRRSAEELSDSPSTELLEIGEANDEISQLARTLNDLIARLRDSALRERQLVSDASHELRTPIALLSAQLQVAVSEASSVEQMVDDVERARRQLDRLAALVNSLLDLSAIEAVDSEGRSSLAELERETIEAVDRARFRAEGRAVEIHYVAPDSADDDAATFAIEPQDFGRCIDNLVGNALRALGDSGRLVVSLVREEHSVILEVSDTGGGMDPEFESLALGRFTRERKGAADSGAGLGLAIVAAIVRKARGTIALLNELGAGLTVRCEFPDTRSRGEAAARGV; from the coding sequence ATGGCCGGCTTCCCGCTGCTGCGCAACATGGGCATCCGAGGGCGCATCGCCGGAGGCAGCCTCGTGATCGCGATCCTCATCGCCATCACAGCGGGGATGGCCATCAACGAGCAGCTCGAGCGGATCGTGCGCGACGGGACGGAGGCGGTTCTCGCGAGCGACAGCTCGGCCTACACCGTGGCACTCACGACGGAGCCGAAGGACGCGCTGGACCCGCCGGGACCCTCGCAGCACATCGCCGTCGTCCGGCCCGATGGCAGCGTCCCCGTCGACACCCTTCCGGCCGGCCTCCTTCCGCTGCTGCCGAATCCCGTCGCCGATCGTGAGTCCGACGAGGTCTCGGTCGGCTCGTCGTCCTATGTCGTGCTGATCACTCGCGTCGATGTGGCGGGCGAACCGTGGACGGTCATCGCTGCCCGCGATGCGGCCGAAGAAAAGACGATCCTCGGCCAGATGCGCGCGCTCCTCGTCGTCGGACTTGCCCTCATCGCCGGGGGCGCCGCTGCCGCCGCCTGGGTCTTGGCGTCCGTGTCGCTTGGTCCCGTGCGGCGACTGCGGCGCAGCGCCGAGGAGCTCAGCGACTCTCCGTCGACGGAACTGCTCGAGATCGGTGAAGCGAACGACGAGATCTCGCAGCTCGCTCGAACCCTCAACGACCTCATCGCGCGCTTGAGGGACTCTGCTCTGCGAGAGCGGCAGCTCGTCTCGGATGCGAGCCACGAGCTGCGCACGCCGATCGCGCTCTTGAGCGCGCAGCTGCAGGTGGCCGTCTCGGAGGCCTCGTCGGTGGAGCAGATGGTCGACGATGTCGAGCGGGCGCGCCGGCAGCTCGACCGGTTGGCGGCACTCGTCAACTCGCTCCTCGATCTCTCCGCGATCGAGGCGGTCGACAGTGAGGGACGTTCCTCGCTCGCCGAACTCGAACGCGAGACGATCGAGGCGGTCGACAGGGCGCGATTCCGCGCTGAGGGCAGGGCGGTGGAGATCCACTACGTCGCTCCCGACAGCGCCGACGATGATGCCGCGACATTCGCGATCGAGCCCCAGGACTTCGGGCGCTGCATCGACAATCTCGTCGGCAACGCTCTCCGAGCGCTCGGCGACAGCGGCCGCCTCGTCGTCTCACTTGTCCGCGAGGAGCACAGCGTCATCCTCGAGGTCAGCGACACGGGCGGCGGCATGGACCCGGAGTTCGAATCGCTCGCGCTCGGCCGCTTCACTCGAGAGCGAAAGGGTGCAGCCGACTCGGGAGCCGGACTCGGGCTCGCGATCGTCGCGGCAATCGTGCGGAAGGCGCGGGGCACGATCGCTCTCCTCAATGAGCTGGGCGCCGGGTTGACCGTCCGGTGTGAGTTTCCTGACACGCGGTCGCGTGGCGAAGCGGCGGCGCGGGGCGTTTGA
- a CDS encoding helix-turn-helix domain-containing protein, which produces MAKDFDDVRFLTVAEVADMMRVSKMTVYRMVHAGELPAIRFGRSFRVPESAIAAALTRHVADTA; this is translated from the coding sequence ATGGCCAAGGATTTTGACGACGTGCGCTTCCTGACGGTCGCCGAAGTCGCCGACATGATGCGCGTGTCGAAGATGACGGTGTACCGCATGGTGCACGCGGGGGAGCTTCCCGCGATCCGCTTCGGACGCTCCTTCCGTGTGCCGGAATCGGCTATCGCGGCGGCGCTCACGCGGCACGTCGCCGACACCGCGTAG
- a CDS encoding GtrA family protein, with amino-acid sequence MSLRSSALVSDASLFALVGGVGLLVDVGTFNLIAYSALRPAGSALVLTAKVIATLAAVTVNWIGNRYLTFRSRRRIDTLREAVEFATVSLAGGAIALWCLWLSHDVLRLTSPLADNVSANVVGLALGSAFRFALYRYWVFAAARTHGAPAVLPQADQTSARS; translated from the coding sequence GTGTCCCTGCGTAGTTCGGCGCTCGTCTCCGACGCCTCGCTCTTCGCGCTCGTCGGCGGAGTCGGCCTGCTCGTCGACGTCGGCACGTTCAACCTGATCGCCTACTCGGCCCTGCGGCCGGCGGGAAGCGCGCTCGTGCTCACGGCGAAAGTGATCGCGACGCTTGCCGCGGTCACCGTGAATTGGATCGGGAACCGCTATCTGACCTTCCGCAGCCGGCGCCGCATCGACACCCTCCGCGAGGCCGTCGAGTTCGCGACCGTGAGCCTCGCGGGCGGCGCGATAGCGCTCTGGTGCCTGTGGCTCTCGCACGATGTCCTGCGCCTGACGTCGCCGCTTGCCGATAACGTGTCGGCGAACGTTGTCGGTCTCGCCCTCGGCTCCGCGTTCCGCTTCGCGCTCTACCGGTACTGGGTGTTCGCGGCGGCGCGCACCCACGGCGCGCCCGCCGTGCTCCCGCAGGCGGACCAGACGTCGGCTCGCTCGTGA
- a CDS encoding response regulator transcription factor encodes MRILAVDDEHEMTALLARGLASDGHHVIEAHDGIDALSIAHSDAVDVAIVDVMLPGMSGFELSRRLKGLNPAIAVILLTARNAIDDRVRGLDSGADDYMIKPFDFAELGARIRAVTRRDAPRETTRVAVGELTIDLVRHRVIFRDKDVPLSSTEFDVLHVLARRLGETVTRREVLDAVWQTDAHIDPNIVDQYVSYLRRKLDQLAAGVRIVTERGVGFRLIVDES; translated from the coding sequence ATGAGGATCCTGGCGGTTGATGACGAGCACGAGATGACGGCGCTCCTCGCGCGGGGTCTCGCGTCGGACGGCCACCACGTCATCGAGGCCCACGACGGAATCGACGCACTGAGCATCGCCCACAGCGACGCCGTGGACGTCGCCATCGTCGACGTCATGCTCCCGGGAATGTCCGGCTTCGAGTTGAGCCGCCGGCTGAAGGGTCTGAACCCCGCCATCGCGGTGATCCTGCTGACCGCCCGCAACGCCATCGACGACCGGGTGCGGGGCCTTGATTCCGGCGCGGACGACTACATGATCAAGCCGTTCGACTTCGCCGAGCTCGGCGCTCGCATTCGCGCCGTCACGCGTCGAGATGCGCCCCGAGAGACGACCCGCGTTGCGGTCGGTGAGCTGACGATCGACCTCGTCAGGCATCGCGTGATCTTCCGCGACAAGGACGTGCCGCTCAGCAGCACCGAGTTCGACGTGCTCCACGTTCTCGCCCGCCGGCTCGGCGAGACGGTCACGCGCCGGGAAGTCCTCGATGCCGTGTGGCAGACGGACGCGCACATCGACCCGAACATCGTCGACCAGTATGTGAGCTACCTGCGCCGAAAGCTCGACCAGCTTGCCGCCGGCGTCCGCATCGTCACCGAACGCGGCGTCGGCTTCCGACTCATCGTCGACGAGTCGTGA